The window CGTAGAGCATGGTTCCGGCGCCGACGACCTCAAGGGCAGCCTTCGCGGGGTCGTTGGGGTACTTCCGGTTCGCCTGGACGATATCCGAGAAGAGACCGAACTTGATGCCACCGGGCTCGTTCGGGCCACGGGCACGCCGGGCGGGCAGGAGTGAACCCATCTGGACGACGCCTGCGTGCTTTGCGGCGTAGGAGAGGTCGGCGACGGCCGCTTCACCGGCGCACATGCGGTAGGCGGCGATGAAGGACATACCGATCTGCATTGCAGACCACCGAGAGGTCGTTCCACCATCACAAGTCCGGGAGACCGCGGTCGGGATGTGGATCGCCTGGTACATGCTCTTGCCGATCTCAGCCTTGAGCTCCTCGGCCTGCTTTGCGGGGAAGAGCTTCTCGATGTTCAGCAGGAACTGGGGCTCGATGTCGTCCGCGAGCTCCTGGTCGCCGGTGAAGACCTTGACGTAACAGTCGTCGACGAGGCCGGGGTGGGTCTCGACCATGTGCTCCTGGACGACAGCACCGCCGGGCATTGCGTGGTTTAAGATGTGGAGGTACTCGTTGATCGTCTCAGGGGTAACTTCCTTGCCGAGACGCTTCTGCAGGGTCTGGTGGGCGAGGTCCATGCCGACGATGACAGTCCTCCTGATGTCGTCCCACATCTGCTGCATCGCAGCGTTGTTGACGAAGTGCAGGTCGTCACCCTCCACGAAGACACCGGTGCCGGAGACCTCGTAGGTCATCAGCTGGCGCTGGCCCATCGGGATACCGCCGAGGTGGCAGCGTTCGGGGTCGTACATGGAGATGCCGCGGTCCATCTCGATCGCACGGCTTGCCTTCATGAACTCCATCTTACGGGGAGACTGCCGGACACCGTTGAACTTGTAGAACTGGGTGGTCTCGGACTCGACGTCCTGCCCCTGGAACTTCTCCTTGAGTGCCTTCAGGAACAGCTTCTGGGTTCTCTCAATCTTTGCCATTGTAATCACTCCTCTTTCGGCATGAAGCCGTATTTTGTCCGCAGCGAGTGGATGCGCTGGACGTATTCGATGTATTCGGCGTCGTCACGGAAGGCGGTTCCGACAAGCGAGTGGAAGATCGTCGTGTGGGCCTTGAGCCAGTTCTCGTCCATGGGCTTGCCGACGGCAACCTCACGGTCGAGGGGCTCGCCGATCTGGTTCTTGACGTAGCGGACGACTCCGTCCTCGCCAAGGACGCAGCGCTGGAGGGCGTCGAACATCATGCCGTCTTCTGCGAGACGGAGCGAGTGACCGTGCACGGTCGCACCACGGATGCCGACACGGGCGGGGTCGAACATCTCGGTCTCGATGAGTTCCTTTGCGTACTTCTCGAGGTCACGCTCACGGCACTCGACGATCTGACGGCCGGAGAGCGTACCGGGGTCGATACCGCGGAAGCGGTACATCTCGGCGTAGGTCCGCTGGTAGGGCTGCGAGGGGGCGTTGAACATCGAGTCTGCAAACTGGATGTAACGAATCCGGTCGCCTGCCTTCGCACCCTCGGTGGGCTTGACGAGCTTGCGCATGGGGCAGTCGGGCTCCTGCTGCTCGGCAAGCGGCGGGTGGGCGCTCGGGTACGCCGATCCGGGGGCGCGGTGGCCGAGGATCAGCACGATGTCCTCATCAGTTACGGAACGAACCTTCTCAAGCTTGTGGTTGGGGTTCATCTGCTTGCGCCGGTTTTCGGCGACGATCGATGTCCCTGGACCATACTGGGGCGTGTATGCCATATTTCAATTCACCTCAAAGCGACTGATATCTTATCCTTTTCCTGTCTAGAACGAATTCCAGCCATATTTCCAGGTATTGGGTGCTCTTTTGCTCACCGTTGCGGCCGGATAATCACCGGGCATTCCTTGCTGCGGGGGTCCGTAAGGCCGATGAGAGTTTGATCAGCATCAGGACCGTACTTCGCGTAGTCAACAAGCGTCGGGGCCGATTTCATGAACCTGCCTTCCTGGAGCTGGTAGGGGAATCCCACAAAGAAACCGTCGCAGAGCGTCCGGATCTCATCGATGACAGAGGGATTCTCGACCTCCAGGATGATCTCCCCAACCTGGACACGGAGCGCGACTTGAGCGTCGCCGACCTGGATCACCCTGCGATCCGAATGCGGATTCGGGCTTCCTCGTGCCGGCCCATACGGGACCGTCTTCGGCAGGCCGGGGCCGTGGACCACCATCCGGCGGATGCCGGCAATGCCGGTGAGCATATTGAGCAGGCGTTCGGCAGTCTCAGGCTTGAGCATCCTGAGCGGCACGATCCTGACCTGTGGAAATGCGGCGTTCATCATTCAGATCTCTGCTCGTTCAGGCTCCGTTTGCGATCTGGTTGATCGGCTTGTTGAAGACGTCGATCTTACCATAGGTCTCGGCGAAGAGCTTCGAGGTGCTCTCAGGCGAGAACATCTGGGTTCCTGCGTCGAGCGCTGCCGCAGCGACCACACACGGAATAGCTACGCCATTTGCGTGCCTGGTCACGACGTGGTTGCCGTTGAAGATACCGGGGCCGCCACCACCGTAGATCGAGTGGCTGAAGAACGAGAATCCGACGGCAGTACCCATGACACGGCCGTAGTCGGTGCTCGGGAGACCGGTCTCGTGCTCAAGCAGGTCGTTGAAGTACAGGAGCGTCGCGGAGACTGCCTGGGCGAACCGTCCGGCACCACAGTTGACGATGGTGGCCGCCATGGTTCCTGCAGCAGCGTAGGCGTTCCAGAGCATCGGGTCCTTCGTGTCGTAGAACTGGAAGTAGCTGCCCTTCTTGCCCGGAGTGATGACCCTGTCCTCGATGGCCCGCTCGACCAGGCTCTGGACAACGGTACCGACGGTTCCGGTCTCACCGTTTGCCTTGACGAGGTCGTAGACCAGGTTGTTCGCGTTCAGGCCCTGGTAGGCGTAGGCGAGCAGCTGGGCACGCTCGAACGGTCCGATGGCGGATCCCATCTCGAAGACACCAGCGGTCTCGAAGGTGGACGCGAGTGCGGCACCCTGCAGGGCATTCCTGCCGGTCATCATGACGACGTGGTTGACCGGGATGTTCCGGAGCGCGTAACCGATACCCTCGTTGTTCTGGGGGATGGTCAGGATCGACGTGACGAGTGCGCCTTCCATGTCCTGGGTGTGGGGGTAGCTGCCCCAACAGGCTGCCTTGACAGTGGATGCGTTGAAGGCGTCGATGTTGAACTGGTCGACGATCGCGAACGTGGTCGCGGCTGCGACTGAGGTGATTGCAGCATCGTACGTTGCCGCGTTGATCAGGCGCTTCGACGGAACCTCAACGAGCAGGAGCTTGCCGCCGTTGAACTCCAGGATCTTGGTGTCGTCGCCCTCCTCAACCTGGACCATCTCCTTGATCTTGGCGACGATGGCGTCCTTGTTCTCCATGATGGGGAGATCGAGTTCTCTTCCCTTGATCTTGCCCTTCCCAAGCTTTCCGGTCTTGAGCGCTTCCTGGATGCCTCCGAGGTTGACGCTGATCGTTCTCTTGGTCAGGTCGATGATCTTACTTGTGGCCGGGTTAACCAGCGGGCTGATTCTGTCGAGGGTGACGCCGCTCTTGAGCAGCTTCCCATCATCAGAATAGAGGTCGATTGTTTCCGTGTATTTAGCCATAGTATTTCATCCTTTTACCCTTGTTCAATGCATTCCGTTCATGCGAGAGATCAATAAACAGTCACCTGTTCTAGATCCCTGAAGGCCGCTACTGCACGTCCCAAAAGGGACTATAAGAGTAGAAAGAGAGTTGTTAATAAAATTTGCGAAATAAGATAGGCTTCTTTTGCTGATTATAAGAATAATAATGAATATATTTCTAATAACATATTTTAGAATCGGGATTTTATGGAATAAATGGTTTAACGCGATCCAATTTAAGGATTTCCAAAGGTATCATTACAGGGCCACCTGCCCAAAGAGGGTCGCACAAAAAGGACATATTAAATAATAAATGAAACAATAACAATAATAAGAGTTAATAAAATTTTTCTTAAAACTATCAAAAGGTACCTGCTTCTATAGGTTACATCCTAAAAATATATAATTCTAACCAAATTGAGGGGGATCTTACGAGATCCAGATATCAAGGCCACAATTTTTAAAATGCATGCAACAGCAGCCGCTAACAAATACAATTTAATTATATACTACCTGCAGTAAGCCTACCCTCGCCATCCTCAACACTCACCAAAGAGATCTCACCCGGCTTCTGGAACAGACGGTTGCGAGACCTGCACCACAGGGCGATCCCGGGCCGCATACAGCAGTACATCTTCGGGTAAAGAACAAATCGTGTAAAATGGCTTAATGTAAACATAATAACCTTTAGTACCTTACCAATTCGGAATAGTTAAATACAAAACATTACAAGTTATGACAAAGCGATCCGCCCGGTGCTCCACCCGGATGTTTCGTTTTCCTCAGGTGAGCGGGCTCTCTGCATGTCTCCGGAGCATTTCGGCGAACGGGGCGGCGGCCCCTCCTGTGCAGGAAGGTCCGGCTTGCCGGGTACGGAATGCCCCGGTAACTCCCCGCAACGCGAGGGAAAGCCCAACAACAGGCTGTACCGGGAACACCTACCCATGAGGCCGATTCACCGGAGCTTCGGGAGGTCGGCCTTACCAACTGTGTTGAGGCAAAACCATGGCGAACAAGATTACATTGAACATGATAACACAGCGCTCCGTCGAAGAAGGCGTCGCGATGGAAAAGGGCAAAACGACCCCGGAATACTTCGAGGCCTGCTCGATAATCGAGATGCACGATGACGATGTTAAAGCGCTGGGCCTCGTCCCGAACCAACTTGTACGGGTGACAAGCGAGTGCGGAAGTGTGGTCGTCAAGGTCGTCAAAGGACGACAGGGACTCTATCCCGGCCTTGCTTTCATGCCACAGGGTGTCTGGTCAAACCAGATTGTTCCTCCGCGGACCCAGGCGACGGGAGAGCCCCAGTACAGCGGTTTCCCTGTGACGGTTGAGCCAGCCAACGGAGAACGACGCAAGAGCGCACTCGAACTTGTCCAGGGGGCTGTCGGGATGTGGAGAGGTGATCAATAATGCCAAAGAAGATTGAGAACGTCGGATGCCCATACTGTGGTGTCTGCTGTGACGACCTTGTTGTGACTGTATCAGACGACGGAAAGAAGATTCTCGAGGTGGAGAACGCCTGTGCCATCGGCAACCAGATCTTCCACCATGCAACCGGGAGTGAGAGGGTTACACGGCCCCGTCTCCGCCAGCCCGACGGCACCTACAAGGAGATCTCCTACGACGAGGCGATCGACTACGCGGCAAGGGTGCTCTACAACGCAAAGAAACCGTTGATCTATGGGTTCGGCTCGACCAATTGTGAGGGAATGGCCGCTGCAGCCAAGGTCGCCGAGAAGGCTGGAGCCGTGCTCGATAACTGCGCCTCCATCTGTCATGGAAGTTCGTTTTTAGCTATATTCGACAACGGCTACCCGAGCTGCACCCTCGGTGAGACGAAGAACCGGGCAGACGTCGTCGTCTACTGGGGAGCCAACCCAGCCCACGCCCACCCGCGGCACATGTCCCGCTACTCGATCTTCCCCCGCGGATTCTTCACCGGGAAGGGTCAGAAGAGCCGCAAGATCATCGTCGTCGATCCGAGGCACACCGACACCGCCCAGGTGGCCGATATCTACCTGCAGGTGAAGCAGGGACACGACTACGAACTCTTCAATGCATTCCGTACCGCGCTCCGCGGTCACGAGATCCCCGAGGAGGTTGCCGGAATCAAGCGTGAGAAGATCCTCGAAGTCGCCGAGATCATGAAGAAGGCCCGGTTCGGCACGATCTTCTATGGTATGGGACTCTGCCACTCCGACGGCCGGAACCACAACGTGGACATTGCCATCAGCCTGACCCGTGACTTAAACGACTACACCAAGTGGACGATCATGGCGATGCGGGGACACTACAACATCGCCGGACCGGGAGTGGTCTGGTCATGGCAGTATGGGTTCCCCTATTGTCTGGACCTGACAAAGGATGTCGCCCACATGAACCCCGGCGAGACGAGCTCCATCGACCTGGCGATGCGCGACGAGGTTGACGCCTTCTTCAACGTCGCAACCGATGCCGCAGCTCACTTCCCGATCGAGGCTGTCAAGCACTTGAGGAAGCACCCCTGGATCACCATCGACCCGAACATCTGCATGGCAAGCGAGATCTCCGACCTCCACATCCCGGTAGGGATTGTCGGAGTCGAGGTCCCGGGCATCGTCTATCGGATGGACAACGTCCCGATCCAGTACCGTAAGGTCATCGATCCGCCCGAGGGCGTCATCAGCGACGAAGAACTCTTCGAGCGGATCTACAAGAGGCTCTGCGAACTCGAAGCCGAAGAGGCTGCAAAAGGAAAGGCAAAGACCACCCCGGTTGGTGTCCACGCGGAGGAGTGAAGAATGAGCGAACTCTTAATCAAGAACGGATTCGTTTTCGATCCGCTGCAGGGTATCAAGGGCGACCGGATGGATATTGCGGTCAAGGACGGCAAGATCGTCGAACCCGGGACCCTCAAGAACCCAAAAGTCATCGATGCCGCCGGCATGACCGTGATGGCTGGCGGCGTGGATATCCACTCCCACGTAGTCGGACCGAAGGTGAACACCGGCCGGCTCTTCCGTCCGGAGGACAAACTCTTCAAGAGCCCTCACAGAAAGTGCAGCCGGATGGAAATGGGCTTCTCCGTCCCCTCGACGTTCAAAACAGGCTATGACTATGCACGTATGGGATACGCCTTCGTCAACGAGGCGGCAATGCCCCCGCTCCACTCGCCGCACATTCACGAAGAGATCCGGGATACCCCGATCATCGACAATGCCGCGCTGCCGGTCTTCGGAAACAACTGGTTCACTCTCGAGTACCTCAAGAACAACGAGGTCGAGAACAACGCTGCATACACTGCCTGGCTTCTCCGGGCAACCCGGGGATTCGGTATCAAGGTCGTCAACCCCGGCGGCTCCGAAGCCTGGGGATGGGGACTGAACTGCACCCATATCCATGACCCGGTCCCGTACTTCGATGTCACCCCGGCCCAGATCATAAAGGGCCTCATCGAGACGAACGAGCACCTCGGCCTTCCCCACTCGGTGCACCTGCACTGCAACAACCTCGGAAACCCCGGCAACTATCTCGATACACTCGAATCGATGAAAATCGCCGAGGGCTACACCCCGAAGAACAACTTCGGCCGCAAGCAGGTGATGCACCTCACTCACCTCCAGTTCCACTCCTACGGTGGCGACTCCTGGAAGAACTTCGAGTCCAAGTCTAAGGAGATCATGGACTACGTGAACGCTCACGACAACATCACCATCGATATCGGCCAGGTGACGCTCGACGAGACCACGACCATGACCGCCGACGGGCCGTTCGAGCACCACCTGCGTGCCTTAAACAACCTGAAGTGGGCTAACGTGGACGTAGAACTCGAGACCGCAGCAGGTGTTGTCCCATACATCTACAGCCCGAAGGTCAAGGTCTGTACCATCCAGTGGGCCGTCGGCCTGGAGCTGGCCCTCTTATCGAAGGACCTGATGCGGACGTTCCTCACCACCGACCACCCGAACGCCGGGCCGTTCACCCGCTATCCGCGCGTCATCACCTGGCTGATGAGCAGGGCTGCACGTGACGCGACCATGAAGACGTTCAAGTGGCTGGACCAGACGATCGCGGCAACCTCGATCGACAGTATCGACCGGGAACTCACGCTCTACGAGATCGCCCAGATGACCCGTGCAGGGCCGGCAAGGGCGCTCGGTATCAGCAACATCTACGGTGGGCTCGCCCCCGGCATGGATGCCGATATCGCCATCTACGCCCTCAACCCCGAAGACATGCCCTCGGATCCGGCAGCCATCGAGAAAGCCTTCTCGCGGTGCGCCTGGGTCGTTAAAGATGGCGTCGTGACCGTCCAGGACGGCGAGATTGTTGCGGAACCCGCAAAGCGGACAATCTGGGTCGACGTGAAGGTCCCGGAGAACGCGCAGGTACAGAGGGACATTTATGAGCACTTCCTCAAGCACTACAGCGTCAAACTCGACAACTACCCGCTCTTCGAGGAACACATCCACAACCCGCGGGTGATCGAGGTCAACGCGACAGAGTGAGGCGACAATCATGAAGACAGTAACTCTTACCATGACCAACCCCCCCGAATTGTACCTCGAGGGGCAGAGCATCACCCCAGACAACTTTGCAGGCAAGAAGGCTGCTGATATCGCTGCTCTCGATGTCTGGGAGGGCAAACAGAAGAGTCCGCTCGGAAAGTACTTCACCGTGGAGGGCGATGGCGGGGCAACGGCAGCCGAGACGAAGATCGTCCTCCGTGGAGACTGCTCCCGGGTCAAGAGGATCGGCCAGCAGATGACCGCCGGCGAGATCGTCATCGAAGGCAGCGCCGACATGTATATCGGCGGCTGGATGAAAGGCGGCAAGATCCATGTGAAAGGAAACGTCGACTCGTTCTGCGGCATAGGGATGGAAGGCGGCGAGCTCATCATCGATGGGAACGCCGGACACCACCTGGGCGCATCACCCCGCGGTGAATGGCGCGGCATGCAGGGCGGGCTGATCCGGGTCGCCGGAAACGTCGGAAACGACACCGCCACGTTCATCAATGGCGGGACGATCATCGTCGGCGGGGACGCGGACATTCACGTCTGCACTCACGGCGAGGGCGGCACCGTCATTATCAAGGGCAACGCCAAAGGCCGTGTCGGCGGGCAGATGGTGAAGGGCGACGTCTACGTCTTCGGGACGATCGAGAACCCGCTCCCCGGCTTCAAGCGGGTCGGCGAGGTGGAGCAGGAAGTCGATGGTGTGAAGGCCCGTTTCGCCCACTACATCGGCGACCTCGGCGAGCGCCACCCCGTCTCCAAGGGCCAGACGGTGTATGCAAACCTCTACACCAGACTCTAATTTTTTTCCCAAACACCCTGGAATCGAACTGAAAGACCATCCCTTCATCTAGGAAGCCAGACCGGTGAACCGCTTTTTCTGCCTGATCTATGGGATTGAAGCCGCAAGCGAGAGGGGCGTGATATGGTGAGGCAGCACCTCGTACTCACGCCGCTTGCAAAGGTCCGGGAGATGATGCGGTCCGTCTTCCCTGTCCCGAATCGGACGATCCGGGTTCCCGTTGCCGAAGCGGCCGGACGGATAACGGCAGGACCGGTCTATTCAAGATTGACCCACCCCATAAGGGACATCTCGGCAAGAGACGGTTTTGCCGTCAGGAGCAGGGAGACCGCCGGCGCGAGCGGAACGAACCCGGTACGGCTCACGGATCCGTACTGGGTGAACACCGGGAACGCGATCCCTCCCGGTTACGATGCCGTCGTCATGGTCGAGGACGTCATCGCGGAAGGGGATGCCTTGAGCACGGGAAAAGCAGTCTCCCCGGGCGAGCACATCCACCCTGCCGGCAGCGAGATCCGGGAGGGTGAGATGATCCTTCCTGCCGGGCACTGGATACGCCCATGCGATATCGGGGCGCTCCTCACGTATGGGATAACGACCGTGGACGCCAAAGAGGTGAGAATCGGCCTCATCCCGACGGGGAGTGAACTGGTTCCGGCGGGCGAAGTCCCGGGGCCGGGGCAGGTGATCGAGAGCAACACCGCCGGTGCGGCGGTACTCCTCGGCGAGACGGGCGCCACCTGCACCCGCTACGAGATCACCCGCGATGACCCCCACCTGCTCAGAGCGGCGATCGAGAGAGGCGTTCGGGAGAACGACCTCCTCATAGTCTCGGCAGGCTCATCGGCGGGGAGGAGAGACTTCACCGCCAGGATCATCGATGATCTCGGCGAGGTGCTCGTCCACGGCATCGCGATGAAGCCGGGAACTCCGTCCATCCTCGGGCGGATCGACGACAAACCGGTCATCGGGGTCCCGGGGTATCCGATCGCCGCGATGACTGCTGTGCGAGAACTTGCCTTCCCGCTACTCGCCGAATGGGGGTTCCGTACTCGATCCCCGGAGACCCTACGCGCCCGACTCGTCGGGAGAGTCACGTCGGACCCCGGCTATGACGAGTTTCTCCTCCTCGCCATCTCCAGGGCAGGCAACCGGTACATCGCGACCCCCCTGCCGAGGAAGAGCCACACGCAGATGGTGATGGTACGAGGGAACGCCTATCTGCATATTCCTGCCGGGGTTGGATGCATCGAGGAGGAGACCGAGGTCGAGGTCACGCTGACGGGGCCATGCTGGACGATCCGCGAGGCAAGATCCCCGCCGACGTGAGACGGTTTCCTCTCAGCCTTCATCCCCGCAGGTTCTCACAAGGCTCTGGATGCGCCTCTCAAGATCCGGGAGGTTCTCGCGAAACTCCCGTGCGAGCAGGAAGGTCCGGACGGCGTCGCCCATCCCGCGGTGAGGGCCGAGGAGGTGGCGGTACTCGACGGGGATGGGGTAGCGAAAGTGCGCAGAGGCGACGGTGGAGCCGTCCACGGTAAAATCGATGAGCCGGGCGAGACGATCGAGGGAGAGAACCTGCTTCATCCCAAAATGCCGCCGGATCTCCCGCTGGAGGTCGACCAATCTCGAGCCGTCGAGCGAGACGTTTGCAGTCCGGAAAGCTCTCCTCTCCATATCCGCTGCAAAAACGACGACCTCATCGATACCCCCCGTCGAGAGGACGGACTCCATGAAGACCTGAAGGTCGGCATAGGCCTTCCGGGCGGTAGCCTCTGCCGCCGGCACCGCATCTTCCGGTATCCGGAAGGAGTGGTCGTACTCCAGCCCATATTCACCGCGATCCATATTCGCCACGGTTGTCGCGACACCGATGGTCTTGCCGCACGAGTCGGTCACCTTCTTCCAGATCTCGACATCGATATCGTACCGGAACTGCTCGCCGACATACTGGACGCTATAATCCTCCGATCTGTAGACGACCGCACCGATCTCGATCGGCATCATGACCCCGCGGCAGGTGCCATAGACATAACCGAACTCAATGTCCAGGTAGACGCTGCCACCGGTCTTGCCCGTTATGGACTCAACCACATAGAGATCTCTTTCGCAGGCAACGAAAAGGTTTCCCGGAGCACCCTATACCCTCGCAAAGATTTATCGAGCAGGAAGGAAGCCTTTCTATAGTTAGCTGATCAGGGATACCCTGCGCCATAGTAGCCATGAAACTCGCGACAATCAGGGAAAGACTTCAAATCGGTCGGATATTTGGGCGAGAATCTCCTCAAATCCAGGAGCCGGCCCATCGCGATAGGGAGGCTGAAGTGCGTGCACTCCTTGCCCATCCACCGTTCGGGATCACCGGGATCTCCGATGCCGCCTTTCCTCTCTATGATCAGGCATTGACCCACCGGTCGTATATCGGCAACGAGTACCCGGTGGCAGCGGTTGGAGATAATGAGCGGCTCGAGTTCCTGGGAAACTACGTCCTCGACTTCGTCATCGCCAACCACCTTTATAGCGAGTATGACCTTCCGCCCGGCGAGATGAACCGAAGGCTCCAGGTGACGAGGAATACGAAACTCGCCGAGATCGTGCTTCAACGGGGCCTCGGGATCGATCGCGTTATCAGACGGCGGGGGCAGGCATTGACGGACTCCATCATTGCAGACGCATTTGAGGCCCTGATAGGCGCAATCTACCTCGACCGGGGCCTTGATGCGGTCCGCGAGGTCATACTCACGATCTTTGAAGACGAGATCGCAGAGTGTGACGGACGCCGGAACTATCGGGGAAGGCTCCAGGAGTGTGTCGCGAGAGAGAATCTCGGTGAGCTTGAGTATGCCTTCAGCCAGACAGGTCCGGGCAGTTGTCCGGTCTGGACCGCCCGGGTGACAGTCGGGGGAATCCCTCTCGGGGAGGGAAAGGGGCGGACCAAACAGGGAGCGGCAATGCTCGCGGCAAAAGAGGCGCTCAAGCGGCTCGGGAAGGAGTAAGATGGTGCAGCAGACCAGGCGCGATCCGACCGTCGCGGTCGTCCGGTGCGATGCCTATGATCCGGATGAGGTCGATGCAGCCGTTCGGCGCGCGCTCGGTCTCCTCGGTGGAATTGAACGGTTCATCTCATCGGGAGAGAGGGTGCTCCTCAAACCAAACCTCCTGCAGGGGCAGGATCCGGAGCGGTGCGTCACCACCCACCCGACCATCGTCGCCGCCGTTGCCCGAATCCTTGCGGAGCACGGATGCCCGGCTCTCATCGCCGACAGCCCGGGGGCTGGAGTCATCTACAGCGAGGCAAATCTCCGGCGGGCGTACTCGCGTGCCGGGTATACGGCGGTTGCGGAGGAGACGGGCGCTCTCTTAAACTACGATACCTCTTCTGTGGTCGTCCCATATCCTGAGGGCGAGTTGATAACCCAATTTCCCATCATCACTCCCGCCGTCGAGGCCGATGCAATCGTGGTCGTCTCGAAAGCGAAGACGCACATGTGGACCCGAATGACGGGTGCGACAAAGAACCTCTTCGGTCTCATCCCTGGACTTGAGAAACCGGTCTTTCATTTTCGGTTCCAGGACGAGTACGCCTTTGGGAGGATGCTCGTCGACTTAAACGAGTGTATGAAGCCCCGGCTCCAGATTGTGGATGCCGTGATAGGTATGGAGGGGGACGGCCCTCAGTCGGGGAACCCGAGGAAGATCGGGGTGATCCTCGCCGGGAGCGATTATGCGGCCGTGGACACGGTCCTCGCCCGGCTCATCGGGATGGACCCGCTCGAGATCGGGAGTATCCGGAGCGCGGCCGCCCGCGGACTTCTCGATCCCGCGGCTGTCCGGACGGTCGGCGATGACCCCGCAGAGTTTGCAGTCCCGGACTTTCGGAAACCCTCGACCTACGCCGGGGGCAGGGCGGGTATTTGGCGGCGGGTGCTGCTTGCCGTCGTCCAGCGGTTCGGGAGGATCTACGCCCCCCGCCCCGGTGTGGTTGCTCAGTCGTGCGTCGGGTGCCGGAAGTGCGAGCGAATCTGTCCGGTGCAGGCGATTACCATCACCGAAGGCAGAGCGACGATCGATCTAACACGCTGTATTCGGTGCTACTGCTGCCACGAGATGTGCACCGAGCACGCCATCGCCCTCTCCCGGAGCCTTGCCGGACGGCTCCTCGCCCGCCTGCTCGGGTGAGTTGGGTCGGGCAAAAAACTCATGTGGATCGGGAGGAGAGCAGGTGCCATGCCATGCCCGTTCTGCAACCCAAAACAGGAGGATATCGTTCTCGCAAACGACCTCTGCTACGCCCGCTACGACATCCACCCGGTGAGCCCCGGCCACCTGCTTGTGATCCCATTCCGGCACGTGGCGAGTTACTTTGACAC of the Methanoculleus thermophilus genome contains:
- a CDS encoding ribonuclease III family protein, translated to MRALLAHPPFGITGISDAAFPLYDQALTHRSYIGNEYPVAAVGDNERLEFLGNYVLDFVIANHLYSEYDLPPGEMNRRLQVTRNTKLAEIVLQRGLGIDRVIRRRGQALTDSIIADAFEALIGAIYLDRGLDAVREVILTIFEDEIAECDGRRNYRGRLQECVARENLGELEYAFSQTGPGSCPVWTARVTVGGIPLGEGKGRTKQGAAMLAAKEALKRLGKE
- a CDS encoding formylmethanofuran dehydrogenase subunit A encodes the protein MSELLIKNGFVFDPLQGIKGDRMDIAVKDGKIVEPGTLKNPKVIDAAGMTVMAGGVDIHSHVVGPKVNTGRLFRPEDKLFKSPHRKCSRMEMGFSVPSTFKTGYDYARMGYAFVNEAAMPPLHSPHIHEEIRDTPIIDNAALPVFGNNWFTLEYLKNNEVENNAAYTAWLLRATRGFGIKVVNPGGSEAWGWGLNCTHIHDPVPYFDVTPAQIIKGLIETNEHLGLPHSVHLHCNNLGNPGNYLDTLESMKIAEGYTPKNNFGRKQVMHLTHLQFHSYGGDSWKNFESKSKEIMDYVNAHDNITIDIGQVTLDETTTMTADGPFEHHLRALNNLKWANVDVELETAAGVVPYIYSPKVKVCTIQWAVGLELALLSKDLMRTFLTTDHPNAGPFTRYPRVITWLMSRAARDATMKTFKWLDQTIAATSIDSIDRELTLYEIAQMTRAGPARALGISNIYGGLAPGMDADIAIYALNPEDMPSDPAAIEKAFSRCAWVVKDGVVTVQDGEIVAEPAKRTIWVDVKVPENAQVQRDIYEHFLKHYSVKLDNYPLFEEHIHNPRVIEVNATE
- a CDS encoding formylmethanofuran dehydrogenase subunit C, translated to MKTVTLTMTNPPELYLEGQSITPDNFAGKKAADIAALDVWEGKQKSPLGKYFTVEGDGGATAAETKIVLRGDCSRVKRIGQQMTAGEIVIEGSADMYIGGWMKGGKIHVKGNVDSFCGIGMEGGELIIDGNAGHHLGASPRGEWRGMQGGLIRVAGNVGNDTATFINGGTIIVGGDADIHVCTHGEGGTVIIKGNAKGRVGGQMVKGDVYVFGTIENPLPGFKRVGEVEQEVDGVKARFAHYIGDLGERHPVSKGQTVYANLYTRL
- a CDS encoding molybdopterin-binding protein produces the protein MVRQHLVLTPLAKVREMMRSVFPVPNRTIRVPVAEAAGRITAGPVYSRLTHPIRDISARDGFAVRSRETAGASGTNPVRLTDPYWVNTGNAIPPGYDAVVMVEDVIAEGDALSTGKAVSPGEHIHPAGSEIREGEMILPAGHWIRPCDIGALLTYGITTVDAKEVRIGLIPTGSELVPAGEVPGPGQVIESNTAGAAVLLGETGATCTRYEITRDDPHLLRAAIERGVRENDLLIVSAGSSAGRRDFTARIIDDLGEVLVHGIAMKPGTPSILGRIDDKPVIGVPGYPIAAMTAVRELAFPLLAEWGFRTRSPETLRARLVGRVTSDPGYDEFLLLAISRAGNRYIATPLPRKSHTQMVMVRGNAYLHIPAGVGCIEEETEVEVTLTGPCWTIREARSPPT
- a CDS encoding DUF362 domain-containing protein, with amino-acid sequence MVQQTRRDPTVAVVRCDAYDPDEVDAAVRRALGLLGGIERFISSGERVLLKPNLLQGQDPERCVTTHPTIVAAVARILAEHGCPALIADSPGAGVIYSEANLRRAYSRAGYTAVAEETGALLNYDTSSVVVPYPEGELITQFPIITPAVEADAIVVVSKAKTHMWTRMTGATKNLFGLIPGLEKPVFHFRFQDEYAFGRMLVDLNECMKPRLQIVDAVIGMEGDGPQSGNPRKIGVILAGSDYAAVDTVLARLIGMDPLEIGSIRSAAARGLLDPAAVRTVGDDPAEFAVPDFRKPSTYAGGRAGIWRRVLLAVVQRFGRIYAPRPGVVAQSCVGCRKCERICPVQAITITEGRATIDLTRCIRCYCCHEMCTEHAIALSRSLAGRLLARLLG